Proteins found in one Paenibacillus wynnii genomic segment:
- the pyrF gene encoding orotidine-5'-phosphate decarboxylase, whose translation MVQELTLEQKAMAKRIMIPLDYPNAEQASLLINNLEGIPCYMKVGMQLFYAAGPDFIKDLKRRGYSVFVDLKMHDIPNTVKGGAESLTQLGADMFNVHASGGSAMMAAARTGAAAAVSNNPSLSMPLIIAVTQLTSTSQEVMNSEIGISGNVTDTVVRYAKLAAEAGLDGVVASPQESAAIAAACGPAFCTVTPGIRPAGSSMDDQSRVMTPGQAIRQGSHYLVIGRPITGAEDPRQAALNIIEEMTQA comes from the coding sequence ATGGTACAAGAGCTTACCTTGGAACAAAAAGCTATGGCGAAGCGAATTATGATTCCTTTGGATTATCCTAATGCTGAACAGGCGAGTCTGTTGATTAACAATCTGGAAGGAATTCCCTGCTATATGAAGGTGGGGATGCAGCTTTTTTATGCGGCTGGTCCCGATTTTATTAAAGATTTGAAGCGCCGCGGATATTCCGTATTTGTAGATCTCAAAATGCATGATATCCCCAATACGGTTAAAGGTGGCGCAGAGAGCCTGACTCAGCTTGGAGCAGATATGTTTAATGTCCATGCCTCCGGCGGTTCAGCCATGATGGCGGCGGCCCGCACTGGAGCAGCAGCTGCGGTAAGCAACAATCCTTCGCTAAGCATGCCGCTGATTATCGCAGTCACACAGCTAACCAGCACGAGCCAGGAGGTCATGAACAGCGAGATCGGTATATCCGGCAACGTTACGGATACGGTCGTGCGATACGCCAAACTAGCGGCCGAAGCAGGATTGGACGGTGTTGTGGCATCACCCCAGGAATCCGCTGCAATTGCTGCAGCCTGTGGTCCGGCCTTCTGTACAGTTACACCGGGGATCCGACCGGCAGGGTCATCCATGGACGACCAATCCCGTGTGATGACACCGGGACAAGCTATACGGCAAGGCAGCCATTATCTAGTGATAGGACGACCTATTACAGGAGCGGAAGATCCGCGCCAAGCCGCACTAAATATCATTGAGGAGATGACACAGGCATGA
- a CDS encoding ImmA/IrrE family metallo-endopeptidase, whose amino-acid sequence MILKFICFMLSAIGTFVPKWTEVAIIKSYYQMTALEKWTEDLYERLGIREPSQITIANISERLNIWIHYLDVRSKGIEASAGMYSMFIDNRLPAGMQRLEFLHELCYLLRHAGNQSVMPEHYTQAQQDEADRFILYAAMPYSMISRRSLPELRSEAISVITTEFEVPRELAMQRIDQIQRRIFQGQLLAVMGAQGEKVPTLCSPRFD is encoded by the coding sequence TTGATATTAAAGTTTATTTGCTTTATGCTTAGTGCAATAGGAACATTTGTTCCCAAATGGACTGAGGTGGCTATAATTAAATCATATTATCAAATGACTGCTTTGGAGAAATGGACGGAGGATCTTTATGAACGATTGGGTATTAGAGAACCTTCACAGATAACAATAGCGAATATTTCTGAACGGCTAAATATTTGGATTCATTATTTAGATGTAAGGAGCAAAGGCATTGAGGCTTCGGCCGGTATGTACAGTATGTTCATAGATAATCGCCTGCCTGCCGGAATGCAGCGCCTTGAGTTTTTACATGAGCTTTGTTATTTACTACGCCATGCGGGCAACCAAAGTGTAATGCCCGAGCATTATACCCAGGCACAACAAGATGAAGCGGATCGATTTATCCTTTATGCCGCGATGCCATATTCCATGATCTCAAGAAGATCATTGCCAGAGCTAAGAAGCGAAGCCATCAGCGTCATTACAACCGAATTTGAAGTACCCCGAGAGCTGGCTATGCAGCGTATAGACCAAATTCAACGGCGTATTTTTCAAGGGCAATTATTGGCTGTGATGGGGGCTCAGGGAGAAAAGGTACCCACACTCTGCTCTCCCCGATTCGATTAA
- a CDS encoding NucA/NucB deoxyribonuclease domain-containing protein, translating to MKARKRKLLWSVIILLLLIVASYLFEEERFSTEPSSTSNGKVVQILFPTDRYPKTARHIQEAIENGEAPICTIDREGADENRRLSLKGVPTKKGYDRDEWPMAMCLEGGEGADIEYIPPSDNRGAGSWVGNQLESFADGTRVEFMFK from the coding sequence GTGAAAGCACGAAAACGGAAATTACTATGGAGTGTAATTATTCTCCTGCTATTGATCGTAGCAAGTTATCTGTTCGAAGAAGAAAGATTCAGCACCGAGCCCTCTTCCACTTCCAATGGAAAGGTTGTACAAATCCTCTTCCCCACAGATCGTTATCCGAAGACAGCCAGGCATATTCAAGAGGCTATTGAGAATGGCGAGGCACCGATCTGCACGATTGACCGTGAGGGTGCGGACGAAAATCGCCGCCTTTCCCTAAAAGGAGTGCCTACTAAAAAAGGCTATGACCGGGATGAGTGGCCTATGGCCATGTGTCTGGAGGGCGGAGAAGGTGCGGACATCGAATACATACCGCCTAGCGATAATCGGGGCGCCGGAAGTTGGGTTGGCAATCAATTAGAGAGCTTTGCTGACGGTACACGCGTCGAGTTTATGTTCAAATAG
- a CDS encoding phosphotransferase family protein, producing MIEDVTRELESRYTCRLIRLTGGYTNLTFLMEGSEPLVAKVAGLQNHDTENEVNCLEFLKASAIAPIIHDVLEFSNERVLVMDYRPGVNGQSILDSGSLERALVLYRSLAQLLATKIHTHALGADPHGIRKSNAEQIRSLELDLGFVPRHLVDQSKTILAELDVNEQNWVLTHGDYGSHNILIDDDNNLNVLDWEWAEWGHPLNDVGWVVWFTKLHYPQLALVLNKAFVEEYIVHSALKSISPHQLKSGNVYKVWNILSRLQNAPPNVQAEWIRRLEWTLDTDFSW from the coding sequence ATGATCGAGGATGTAACCAGAGAATTGGAATCCAGATATACTTGCCGTCTGATCAGGCTAACGGGTGGATATACGAATCTAACCTTTCTTATGGAGGGTTCTGAGCCCTTAGTAGCAAAGGTCGCCGGCCTGCAGAATCACGATACCGAGAATGAGGTCAATTGCTTGGAATTTTTAAAAGCGTCAGCTATAGCACCTATTATTCACGATGTACTAGAGTTCTCCAATGAAAGAGTATTAGTGATGGACTATAGACCGGGTGTAAATGGACAATCCATTCTAGACTCGGGAAGCTTGGAAAGAGCTTTAGTGTTATATAGAAGCCTTGCTCAACTTCTTGCCACAAAAATACATACACATGCATTAGGCGCTGATCCTCATGGGATTCGGAAGAGTAACGCGGAGCAAATAAGAAGTTTAGAATTAGACCTCGGATTTGTACCCCGACATTTGGTGGATCAATCAAAGACTATTCTGGCTGAATTGGATGTCAATGAGCAGAATTGGGTTCTAACACATGGCGATTATGGCTCGCATAATATTTTGATCGATGATGACAATAACCTGAATGTTCTGGATTGGGAGTGGGCAGAGTGGGGGCATCCTCTGAATGACGTTGGTTGGGTGGTATGGTTCACGAAACTCCACTATCCCCAATTAGCTCTTGTTTTGAATAAAGCTTTTGTTGAGGAGTACATAGTCCACAGCGCTTTAAAAAGCATCTCTCCCCACCAACTAAAATCAGGGAATGTATATAAGGTGTGGAATATCCTTAGTAGATTACAGAATGCTCCTCCGAATGTTCAAGCGGAATGGATCCGGCGTTTAGAATGGACACTTGATACTGATTTTTCCTGGTAA
- a CDS encoding erythromycin esterase family protein, translating into MKEKLIMQSIRKLARSFNSEEVTKGLVEEAGKSKYVLLGEASHGTSEFYTVRADLSKRLISEKGFRFIAVEGDWPSCYTLNRYVKGYTDEGVDAMAALSDFNRWPTWMWANREIIELAEWLRQYNTDKPDEEKAGFYGIDVYSLWESMDEILKYLGTKDDASDLEAAKRAFECFEPYEREGQSYGISASIYGEGCEGEVVSLLLRLQDKWKDAYPKDKENALSAELNALAVRGGEAYYRTMIRHDADSWNIRDRHMVEALEKLMEFHGEDARTIVWEHNTHVGDARATDMAEDGMVNVGQLLREEHGDEVFAIGFGTYQGTVIAGKSWGAPMEKMRVPAAAANSWEEMLHRDGAEDKLLYFDKEDSVLDDTVIGHRAIGVVYHPEWERGNYVPTVISKRYDAFIYIDQTKAVSPLALETVKV; encoded by the coding sequence ATGAAAGAGAAGTTAATCATGCAGTCTATCCGCAAGCTGGCAAGATCCTTCAACAGCGAGGAAGTAACCAAAGGACTGGTTGAAGAGGCAGGTAAATCTAAATATGTGCTCCTGGGTGAAGCTTCCCATGGTACCTCGGAATTTTATACAGTCCGTGCAGATTTGTCCAAACGTTTGATTTCGGAAAAGGGCTTCCGATTCATTGCGGTAGAAGGGGATTGGCCCTCATGCTACACGTTGAACCGGTATGTTAAAGGTTACACCGATGAGGGTGTTGATGCTATGGCGGCGTTAAGTGATTTCAATCGATGGCCTACCTGGATGTGGGCTAACCGTGAGATTATAGAACTTGCTGAATGGCTTCGACAGTATAATACGGATAAACCGGATGAGGAGAAAGCTGGGTTTTACGGGATCGATGTGTATAGCCTCTGGGAGTCTATGGACGAAATCCTAAAGTATTTAGGTACGAAAGATGACGCTTCTGATCTGGAGGCAGCCAAACGGGCGTTTGAGTGTTTTGAGCCCTATGAACGGGAAGGGCAGTCGTACGGGATTTCTGCTTCCATATACGGAGAAGGTTGCGAGGGGGAGGTTGTCTCCCTTCTTCTCAGGCTGCAGGACAAGTGGAAGGATGCTTACCCGAAGGACAAAGAGAATGCGCTAAGCGCTGAACTGAATGCGTTGGCGGTAAGAGGGGGGGAAGCGTACTACCGGACAATGATTCGTCATGACGCCGATTCCTGGAATATTCGAGATCGCCACATGGTTGAGGCTCTGGAGAAGCTGATGGAATTCCACGGTGAAGACGCCCGAACGATTGTCTGGGAACATAATACCCATGTTGGGGATGCCAGAGCGACGGATATGGCTGAGGACGGGATGGTTAATGTGGGACAGCTGTTGCGGGAGGAGCATGGGGATGAGGTGTTCGCCATCGGCTTCGGAACCTACCAGGGAACCGTTATAGCGGGAAAGTCTTGGGGGGCTCCGATGGAAAAAATGCGTGTGCCGGCCGCGGCTGCCAACAGCTGGGAGGAGATGCTTCACCGGGATGGTGCGGAGGACAAGCTGCTTTATTTTGACAAGGAGGATTCTGTCTTGGACGATACCGTCATTGGTCACCGCGCGATCGGTGTCGTGTACCATCCAGAGTGGGAACGGGGTAATTACGTGCCTACGGTCATTTCAAAACGGTATGATGCCTTCATTTACATTGATCAGACGAAAGCGGTCAGCCCGTTAGCGTTAGAAACCGTTAAGGTATAG
- the carB gene encoding carbamoyl-phosphate synthase large subunit, whose amino-acid sequence MPKNDKLKKILVIGSGPIVIGQAAEFDYAGTQACQALKEEGVEVVLINSNPATIMTDTNMADKVYIEPITLEFVTAIIRQERPDGLLPTLGGQTGLNMAVELARAGVLEKENVKLLGTQLESIEKAEDRDLFRDLMRELDQPVPESSIITTLEEALEFASGIGYPLIVRPAYTLGGTGGGICDNEEELRETVKAGIRYSPIGQCLVEKSIAGMKEVEYEVMRDANDNCIVVCNMENFDPVGIHTGDSIVVAPSQTLSDREYQMLRSASLKIIRALNIEGGCNVQFALDPQSYQYYVIEVNPRVSRSSALASKATGYPIAKMAAKIALGYTLDEIVNPVTGQTYACFEPTLDYIVSKIPRWPFDKFIYANRKLGTQMKATGEVMAIGRTFEESIHKAIRSLEIGVHRFYLPGTDILEESVLRERLAKADDERIFLIAEAFRRGYGLQEVQDITNIDWWFLSKIEGLIQFEDVIRGEVSLSPETLYQAKRRGFTDRAIAEIRAQAYPDGEETKESEVRVFRLKQGLTPVFKMVDTCAAEFEASTPYYYSTYETENEVIHSDKQKVIVLGSGPIRIGQGIEFDYSTVHAVWAIQKAGYEAVIINNNPETVSTDFNTSDRLYFEPLFFEDVMNVIAQENPIGVIVQFGGQTAINLAAPLSAAGVNILGTSLESIDEAENRKKFEALLSRLDVAQPKGKTVDSIDDAVQTAQDLGYPVLVRPSYVLGGRAMEIVYNDTELLSYMVEAVKVNPEHPVLIDRYMLGKEVEVDAICDGDTVVIPGIMEHVERAGVHSGDSIAVYPPQYLDEGLKQKIADITIKIAKELKTIGLVNIQFVIHQNEVYVIEVNPRSSRTVPFLSKVTGIPMAHLATKIILGSKLKDDGYVEGLWPESDYVSVKVPVFSFAKLRRVEPTLGPEMKSTGEVMGRDKLYAKALYKGLIGAGMKIPATGAIIVTVADKDKAEAVDLMKGFHAMGYKIIATGGTATALEEAGLNVMNVNKLDEGEPTILDLIRGGKANFVFNTLTKGKTPERDGFRIRREAVENGVVCMTSLDTVRALLIMLQTINFSSEAMPAFVGQI is encoded by the coding sequence ATGCCAAAGAACGATAAGCTCAAGAAAATACTCGTAATCGGATCCGGTCCAATTGTTATTGGGCAGGCTGCCGAATTTGACTACGCAGGAACTCAAGCCTGCCAAGCGCTGAAAGAAGAAGGCGTTGAGGTCGTTCTGATTAACAGTAACCCTGCGACCATCATGACGGATACGAATATGGCTGATAAAGTGTATATCGAGCCGATTACCCTAGAATTTGTAACTGCCATTATCCGTCAAGAGCGCCCCGATGGATTGCTCCCAACGCTAGGCGGGCAGACCGGCCTGAATATGGCTGTAGAATTGGCCCGTGCAGGTGTCCTCGAGAAGGAGAATGTAAAACTGCTGGGTACGCAGCTTGAATCCATTGAGAAGGCAGAGGATCGTGATTTGTTCCGTGATCTGATGCGCGAACTGGATCAGCCTGTACCTGAAAGCTCCATTATCACCACCTTGGAGGAAGCCCTTGAATTCGCGTCAGGAATTGGCTATCCGTTGATCGTGCGTCCGGCTTATACCCTTGGCGGAACCGGCGGCGGGATTTGTGACAATGAAGAAGAACTTCGAGAGACGGTTAAAGCGGGCATTCGTTATAGCCCGATCGGTCAATGTCTGGTCGAGAAGAGTATTGCCGGCATGAAGGAAGTTGAATACGAGGTTATGCGTGATGCGAACGACAACTGCATCGTTGTCTGCAACATGGAGAACTTTGATCCGGTTGGGATTCATACAGGTGACAGTATCGTTGTTGCACCGAGCCAAACCCTCTCTGATCGTGAATATCAAATGCTTCGCAGTGCTTCACTCAAAATTATTCGTGCGCTTAATATAGAAGGCGGTTGTAACGTACAATTCGCACTTGATCCGCAAAGCTATCAATACTATGTCATTGAAGTAAATCCGCGTGTCAGCCGTTCCTCGGCGCTGGCTTCGAAGGCTACGGGCTATCCGATCGCTAAAATGGCTGCTAAAATCGCACTGGGTTATACCTTGGATGAGATTGTTAATCCGGTTACCGGACAGACATATGCTTGCTTTGAACCAACACTAGACTACATCGTAAGTAAAATTCCGCGCTGGCCTTTTGATAAGTTCATCTATGCGAACCGGAAGCTCGGTACACAAATGAAGGCAACTGGTGAGGTTATGGCTATTGGCCGAACTTTTGAAGAGTCGATTCATAAAGCCATCCGTTCCTTGGAAATTGGTGTTCACCGTTTCTACCTGCCGGGTACGGATATTCTGGAAGAGAGTGTCCTCCGTGAACGCTTGGCGAAAGCGGATGATGAGCGCATATTCCTGATCGCAGAAGCGTTCCGCCGCGGCTATGGATTACAAGAAGTTCAGGATATCACGAACATTGATTGGTGGTTCCTTTCCAAGATCGAAGGGTTGATCCAATTTGAAGATGTCATCCGCGGTGAGGTAAGCTTGTCCCCGGAGACTTTGTATCAAGCTAAGCGTAGAGGCTTTACGGATCGGGCCATTGCAGAAATCCGTGCACAAGCATATCCTGACGGCGAAGAAACCAAAGAATCCGAGGTTCGGGTATTCCGCCTGAAGCAAGGACTGACACCTGTCTTCAAAATGGTAGATACCTGTGCGGCTGAATTTGAGGCCTCCACACCATATTATTACTCAACCTATGAGACGGAGAATGAGGTCATCCATTCCGACAAGCAAAAAGTCATCGTACTTGGATCAGGCCCTATCCGGATCGGTCAAGGAATTGAATTTGACTACTCTACTGTGCATGCAGTATGGGCTATCCAAAAGGCAGGCTACGAAGCCGTAATTATCAACAACAATCCAGAGACGGTATCAACGGACTTCAATACTTCGGACCGCTTGTATTTTGAACCGTTATTCTTTGAAGATGTAATGAACGTTATTGCCCAAGAGAATCCGATCGGAGTTATCGTTCAGTTCGGTGGACAGACAGCCATTAACCTTGCGGCACCGCTCAGTGCAGCCGGCGTTAATATCCTTGGAACCAGTCTGGAAAGTATCGATGAAGCCGAGAACCGTAAGAAGTTCGAAGCACTGCTGTCCCGTCTTGATGTGGCACAACCTAAAGGCAAGACGGTTGATTCGATAGATGATGCTGTACAGACTGCACAAGATCTCGGTTATCCTGTACTGGTACGTCCTTCCTATGTATTGGGCGGACGCGCCATGGAAATTGTCTACAATGACACGGAACTGCTTAGCTATATGGTAGAAGCGGTTAAGGTGAACCCGGAGCATCCGGTATTGATTGACCGTTACATGCTCGGTAAAGAGGTTGAAGTCGATGCGATTTGCGATGGTGATACGGTTGTTATTCCGGGTATCATGGAGCACGTAGAACGTGCTGGTGTCCACTCCGGTGACTCGATAGCCGTATACCCTCCACAATATCTGGATGAAGGCTTGAAGCAGAAGATCGCGGACATTACGATCAAGATTGCCAAAGAACTGAAAACCATCGGACTGGTCAACATCCAGTTTGTCATACATCAAAATGAAGTGTATGTAATCGAAGTGAATCCGCGTTCCTCACGGACAGTTCCTTTCCTGAGTAAGGTGACAGGAATTCCTATGGCTCACTTGGCTACAAAAATCATTCTCGGCAGCAAGTTGAAAGACGACGGTTATGTAGAAGGCCTATGGCCTGAAAGTGACTATGTATCGGTAAAAGTACCGGTGTTCTCTTTTGCCAAATTACGTAGAGTAGAACCTACTTTGGGACCTGAAATGAAGTCGACTGGTGAAGTTATGGGACGTGATAAACTGTACGCCAAGGCGTTGTATAAAGGTCTGATTGGAGCAGGAATGAAGATTCCGGCTACAGGCGCGATCATCGTAACCGTGGCAGATAAAGACAAAGCTGAAGCCGTTGATCTCATGAAAGGCTTCCATGCTATGGGTTATAAGATCATTGCAACGGGTGGAACCGCAACAGCGCTTGAAGAAGCAGGCCTGAACGTAATGAACGTTAACAAGCTCGATGAAGGAGAACCAACCATTCTTGACCTCATCCGCGGCGGTAAAGCTAACTTTGTCTTTAACACATTAACCAAGGGCAAAACACCAGAGCGCGACGGATTCCGTATCCGCCGTGAAGCGGTAGAGAACGGTGTCGTATGTATGACATCCCTGGATACAGTAAGAGCACTCCTGATTATGCTTCAGACGATAAACTTCTCATCCGAAGCTATGCCTGCTTTTGTAGGACAAATTTAA
- a CDS encoding GlsB/YeaQ/YmgE family stress response membrane protein: MHLIWILVIGGLIGWFSGVLIGRDVPGGIIGNIITGFIGSWLGTELLGARGPIVGGFYIIPAIVGAILTLLILFAIGRSGNFRRR; encoded by the coding sequence ATGCATTTGATCTGGATATTAGTGATTGGCGGGTTGATTGGTTGGTTTAGTGGTGTTCTCATCGGTAGAGATGTACCTGGGGGAATTATAGGGAATATAATTACAGGCTTCATTGGTTCATGGTTAGGTACAGAATTACTTGGTGCCCGGGGACCTATTGTGGGTGGGTTCTATATTATTCCAGCCATAGTCGGGGCTATACTTACATTGCTTATATTGTTCGCTATTGGGCGATCCGGAAATTTCCGGAGACGTTAG
- the pyrE gene encoding orotate phosphoribosyltransferase codes for MSSLLNKSEQIAAYLLNIGAVALRPQEPFTWTSGIKSPIYCDNRLTMSYPEVRNYIADAFAELITSQYPDAEVIAGTATAGIPHAAWVAQKLNLPMAYIRDKAKGHGKQNQIEGLIASGQKVIVIEDLISTGGSSIKAAQAVQEAGGNPLAVLAIFSYELDRATEAFTAAGVPLHSLSNYNTLIDVALTQGKIAENDVELLRSWRKDPAAFGV; via the coding sequence ATGAGCTCATTATTGAATAAAAGTGAACAAATCGCTGCCTATTTACTAAATATCGGAGCGGTAGCACTACGTCCCCAGGAGCCTTTTACATGGACCTCCGGGATTAAATCCCCGATCTATTGTGATAATCGCCTGACTATGTCCTACCCTGAGGTTCGCAATTATATTGCCGATGCCTTTGCTGAGTTAATTACCAGTCAGTATCCAGATGCTGAAGTGATCGCAGGCACAGCAACTGCCGGCATCCCCCATGCCGCATGGGTTGCACAGAAGCTGAATCTACCGATGGCTTATATCCGTGATAAGGCTAAGGGACATGGGAAGCAAAACCAGATTGAAGGTCTTATTGCATCCGGACAAAAGGTTATCGTTATCGAGGATCTGATCTCAACCGGCGGAAGCTCGATCAAAGCAGCGCAGGCCGTGCAAGAAGCTGGAGGTAATCCCTTGGCTGTCCTGGCTATCTTCAGTTATGAGCTGGATCGTGCTACTGAAGCTTTTACGGCCGCAGGAGTCCCCCTGCACAGTTTATCTAACTACAATACCTTGATTGATGTAGCGCTAACTCAGGGTAAGATTGCCGAAAATGATGTAGAATTGCTTCGCTCCTGGAGAAAAGATCCGGCGGCATTTGGTGTGTAA
- a CDS encoding GNAT family N-acetyltransferase — translation MMDEVSPPSIIGNNIYLRFVKASDLDTYYSLLQEPELNRLTGSQSEFTREAIADWIEKIGVLQEGRVDFMIVVKGTDQLVGEVVLNEIDPINRSANIRICIQGSQHRGKGYGTEAMIHMIRYGFNTLNLHRIHLGVYDFNPRAMHVYEKIGFQREGIERDSLYQDGEFHDMILMAMLEDEFRSIYGEKSLN, via the coding sequence ATGATGGATGAGGTAAGCCCACCGAGTATCATTGGTAACAATATTTATTTACGTTTTGTTAAGGCCTCTGATTTGGATACTTATTATTCTTTATTACAGGAACCTGAATTGAACCGACTGACGGGTTCGCAAAGCGAATTTACGCGTGAGGCAATTGCTGATTGGATTGAGAAGATCGGTGTGCTCCAAGAAGGCCGTGTGGATTTCATGATTGTGGTGAAGGGCACAGATCAACTGGTAGGTGAAGTGGTGTTGAACGAAATCGACCCTATCAATCGGAGTGCAAATATTAGGATTTGCATACAAGGGAGTCAGCATCGCGGCAAGGGATACGGCACAGAAGCAATGATACATATGATCCGCTACGGCTTCAACACCTTGAATTTACATCGGATTCATCTTGGGGTTTACGACTTTAATCCTCGAGCCATGCATGTGTATGAGAAGATTGGATTTCAACGGGAAGGGATTGAACGGGATAGTCTGTATCAGGACGGGGAGTTTCATGACATGATTTTGATGGCTATGCTTGAGGATGAGTTTCGCTCTATATATGGAGAAAAAAGTCTAAATTAA
- a CDS encoding ABC transporter substrate-binding protein, translating to MNTSKKKRTLVRLVSLSICAVLLLPLASEGWNTVWAEPLKAPQEQRVLRIGSLWSGEDDTYFRQQFTDMYELQHPEIKLELVPAIDASELRFSSAFPQPNTDNLGSIRGIMGGEHPVDVIIGDSQLLKSLAENNLVVPLQPLIDRDQYDISTMAPTMLNGIRELGGGNLFALAPTFSSSALYYNKKVFDAAKVSYPTNGMTWDEMFTLAAKVTKVSKKKESRVYGFSMNRYLADPFWDMQTYVSPLKLTQYDNKGEKMTVNNAQWSKAWTTYSGLVKKQTVPGLDSQEFMWTDGMPYSPVQGDLFLTSKASMVVAEYGYINELNSVQRNVSKIKNYKPVDWGVVTVPTYVEKPGVAVGTWLGSMMAIGTTATNPEDAWDFIKFVNSKEVAKIKAHNRYELTSRKEYITSKETNVNLEPFYTLQPLAPNDPKMDALLTQKPAIGQVSDAGRQLFIEVLQGKRTVSNALKAWEKQGNTMLLQLKKNPQMSFDLENGWLQKSAVRSD from the coding sequence ATGAATACAAGTAAAAAGAAACGGACGCTGGTACGTCTGGTGAGCCTTAGCATCTGTGCTGTGCTACTGCTGCCGCTGGCATCTGAGGGATGGAATACGGTGTGGGCTGAACCCTTGAAGGCTCCGCAGGAGCAACGTGTGCTGCGCATTGGAAGCCTCTGGAGCGGAGAAGATGACACTTATTTCCGCCAGCAATTCACTGATATGTATGAGCTGCAGCATCCTGAAATCAAGTTGGAACTCGTACCTGCAATCGATGCTAGTGAGCTTCGATTCAGCAGTGCTTTTCCGCAGCCAAACACGGATAACCTAGGAAGTATTCGCGGAATTATGGGCGGGGAACATCCGGTTGATGTAATCATAGGAGACAGTCAGTTATTGAAAAGTCTTGCTGAGAACAATCTTGTGGTACCCTTGCAGCCTCTCATTGACCGGGATCAGTACGATATAAGCACAATGGCTCCTACTATGCTAAATGGAATCCGCGAGCTTGGCGGAGGTAATCTGTTCGCACTGGCCCCAACCTTTTCCTCAAGTGCACTTTATTACAATAAAAAAGTTTTTGATGCCGCGAAAGTGTCTTATCCAACTAATGGGATGACATGGGATGAAATGTTCACTCTCGCTGCCAAGGTTACAAAGGTTTCCAAGAAAAAAGAGAGCCGTGTTTACGGGTTCTCGATGAATCGTTACTTGGCTGATCCATTCTGGGATATGCAGACCTATGTCTCTCCCCTTAAGCTTACCCAGTACGACAATAAGGGTGAGAAAATGACCGTGAACAATGCCCAGTGGAGTAAAGCATGGACTACCTATAGCGGATTGGTTAAGAAGCAAACGGTGCCTGGACTGGATAGTCAGGAATTTATGTGGACTGATGGCATGCCCTATAGCCCGGTTCAAGGGGACTTGTTCCTCACGAGCAAAGCTTCGATGGTTGTCGCAGAATACGGTTATATAAATGAGTTGAACTCCGTCCAAAGGAATGTCTCCAAAATTAAAAATTACAAGCCTGTGGACTGGGGAGTAGTGACGGTTCCAACCTATGTAGAGAAACCGGGTGTTGCTGTGGGAACTTGGCTTGGCTCGATGATGGCTATCGGAACTACTGCTACCAATCCAGAGGATGCTTGGGATTTTATTAAATTTGTGAACAGCAAGGAAGTTGCCAAGATCAAAGCACATAACCGTTATGAACTGACCTCGCGTAAGGAATATATTACTTCTAAGGAAACGAATGTGAACTTAGAGCCTTTTTATACTCTGCAGCCTCTGGCCCCAAATGATCCGAAAATGGATGCCTTGCTTACCCAGAAGCCGGCAATTGGTCAGGTTAGTGATGCGGGACGACAATTGTTCATTGAAGTCCTCCAAGGAAAAAGAACAGTCTCTAATGCGCTAAAAGCATGGGAGAAGCAGGGGAATACCATGCTGCTGCAGCTGAAAAAGAATCCCCAGATGTCCTTCGATTTGGAGAACGGTTGGCTTCAGAAAAGCGCAGTAAGAAGTGATTAG